From Amphritea atlantica, a single genomic window includes:
- the tyrS gene encoding tyrosine--tRNA ligase: protein MNLIDDLKGRGLIAQQSGDAEKLTEHLKQTRTLYCGFDPTADSLHIGHLVPLLMLKRFQLAGHRPIALIGGATGMIGDPSFKATERSLNTVETVDQWIQSISDQLARFIDFDCGAESAMIANNRDWMGSMDIMSFLRDIGKHFSVNAMINKESVRQRIERPDQGISFTEFSYSLLQSYDFSELNRSYECSLQIGGNDQWGNITAGIDLTRRLNSTQVFGMTLPLITKADGTKFGKTESGAVWLDPKKTSPYSFYQFWINTADADVYRFLRYYTFLPLTEIEQIEQTDQLSGSKPQAQRILAEQMTRLVHGENSLVQARRISEALFSGRADALSDDEFRQLELDGLPACEATPEMTVTDLLVTSALASSRRQAREFIAAGAVQLNGKAVKEPDHLINVDNVLHERFLLLRRGKKNFALGCLNENNLEGDKQVHTDR, encoded by the coding sequence ATAAACCTTATTGACGATCTTAAAGGTCGTGGACTGATCGCCCAGCAAAGCGGCGATGCCGAAAAACTGACTGAACATCTGAAACAAACACGAACGCTGTATTGTGGTTTTGATCCAACCGCAGACAGCCTGCATATTGGCCACCTGGTGCCCTTGTTAATGCTTAAACGTTTTCAACTGGCGGGACACCGGCCTATAGCACTGATTGGTGGGGCAACCGGAATGATTGGCGACCCCAGTTTTAAAGCCACAGAGCGAAGTCTGAATACGGTTGAAACGGTTGATCAGTGGATTCAGAGCATAAGTGATCAGCTCGCCCGCTTTATCGACTTCGACTGCGGCGCCGAATCAGCCATGATCGCGAATAATCGTGACTGGATGGGCAGCATGGATATCATGAGTTTTCTGCGAGATATCGGCAAACATTTCTCGGTGAATGCAATGATTAACAAGGAATCCGTACGTCAGCGTATTGAACGCCCGGATCAGGGGATCTCCTTTACTGAGTTTTCCTACAGTTTGCTGCAGTCTTACGATTTTTCCGAGCTTAACCGCAGCTATGAGTGCTCTCTGCAAATCGGCGGTAATGACCAGTGGGGCAACATTACGGCAGGTATTGACCTGACCCGGCGACTCAATAGTACTCAGGTGTTCGGGATGACCCTGCCACTGATAACCAAAGCCGACGGTACCAAGTTTGGTAAAACCGAATCCGGCGCTGTCTGGCTGGACCCAAAAAAGACCTCGCCCTACAGTTTTTACCAATTCTGGATCAATACCGCCGATGCCGATGTATATCGCTTTTTGCGCTATTACACTTTTTTACCGCTTACAGAAATTGAGCAGATTGAGCAAACCGACCAACTGAGCGGATCAAAACCGCAGGCTCAGCGCATTCTTGCGGAGCAGATGACCCGTCTGGTGCACGGAGAAAACTCACTTGTACAGGCCCGGCGAATCTCTGAAGCATTGTTCAGCGGGCGTGCCGATGCGCTCAGCGATGATGAATTCAGGCAGCTTGAGCTGGATGGTTTGCCTGCCTGCGAAGCAACCCCGGAGATGACCGTCACAGATCTTCTGGTGACCTCAGCCCTGGCCTCCTCCCGACGTCAGGCGCGGGAATTTATCGCAGCGGGTGCAGTACAGCTAAACGGTAAAGCCGTTAAAGAACCCGACCATTTAATCAATGTGGACAATGTGCTGCATGAACGGTTTCTGCTGCTACGCAGGGGGAAGAAAAACTTCGCGCTTGGCTGTCTGAATGAGAACAACCTGGAAGGTGATAAACAGGTCCATACTGATCGTTAA
- a CDS encoding multidrug effflux MFS transporter, translating to MPTATNTSSVQIKTPVLLLAGMAIASPVALNVYAPVMPVLAEQFNTTPFTIQLGYTFYLLTLAIGQLISGPLADRYGRRPVFFWGFLLHIIGGLIGIFAFEAWHLLLARILQAAGGCTGMLLARSIILDQHGKDKAAGMLGYITMGIATAQAVAPTIGGYLNLAVGWQSVFWVSMLLGTVVWLGALFRLPETAGHKKDTGSLLSSFTRYKSVLSSRSYIYCALSATMAASGFFVFMNSSPFIVDAILKGNSADYGNWFLMVAGGFWFGSLVAGRISATIGTRRMMLFGCGISGGGALLMLALFTLQPLSFTALFLPMAIFTFGRGLIQPNAQAAAVASTTGAVATATGMLGFMQLTIGSLVAQVTPLLIGISLHMLPAVLVGLALIASVCAIKGSQSE from the coding sequence ATGCCAACAGCCACCAACACTTCATCTGTCCAGATAAAAACCCCTGTCCTCCTCTTAGCCGGTATGGCCATTGCCAGTCCAGTGGCACTGAATGTATACGCTCCTGTCATGCCAGTGCTTGCCGAACAGTTCAACACCACTCCTTTTACCATTCAGCTGGGTTATACCTTTTACCTGCTGACACTGGCTATCGGACAACTGATCAGTGGTCCTCTGGCCGATCGTTATGGCCGCCGCCCGGTGTTTTTCTGGGGGTTTCTGCTGCATATTATTGGGGGGCTGATCGGTATTTTTGCTTTCGAAGCGTGGCACCTGTTGCTCGCCCGTATACTTCAGGCAGCCGGTGGCTGTACCGGAATGCTGCTGGCTCGCAGTATTATTCTTGATCAACACGGTAAAGATAAAGCCGCCGGAATGCTGGGTTATATCACCATGGGAATCGCAACCGCTCAGGCAGTGGCACCCACCATTGGCGGTTATCTCAACCTGGCGGTGGGCTGGCAATCGGTATTCTGGGTTTCAATGCTACTGGGTACCGTTGTCTGGCTGGGTGCACTGTTTCGCTTACCGGAAACAGCCGGACATAAGAAAGACACTGGCAGCCTGCTCAGTAGCTTCACCCGCTACAAAAGCGTTCTGTCTTCGCGTAGCTATATCTACTGTGCGTTGTCGGCCACGATGGCTGCCTCGGGCTTCTTCGTTTTTATGAACAGCTCCCCCTTTATCGTTGACGCCATACTGAAGGGAAACTCTGCCGATTATGGTAACTGGTTTCTGATGGTGGCCGGTGGCTTCTGGTTCGGCAGTCTGGTGGCCGGAAGAATTTCAGCGACCATCGGCACCCGGCGGATGATGCTATTCGGATGTGGCATATCAGGCGGTGGCGCGCTGTTAATGCTGGCCCTGTTTACCCTGCAGCCACTCAGTTTTACCGCACTGTTTTTACCGATGGCCATCTTTACGTTTGGTCGCGGGCTGATTCAGCCCAATGCTCAGGCAGCAGCCGTTGCATCGACAACAGGCGCCGTCGCCACCGCAACCGGTATGCTGGGTTTCATGCAGCTGACAATCGGCTCACTGGTCGCTCAGGTGACACCTCTGCTGATTGGAATCAGTCTCCATATGCTGCCAGCCGTTCTGGTAGGGCTGGCACTGATAGCATCGGTCTGTGCTATTAAAGGCAGTCAGAGTGAATAA
- a CDS encoding tripartite tricarboxylate transporter substrate binding protein, with product MKKIIKVCALTALAATPFMGSVAEASDYPNRPVKFVVPWPPGDLEDILTRMVAEDMAKETGKPATVVNKPGGAGIVGASDVARARADGLTIGSFVIDILTTHLLSGNAPYEKDTFEPVGIFLDYPFVLATKADSEYNNIDELAKYSQTHDISLGHFGYQALPTAITFKVAEQEGIKFSSNAAFDSNDCSTLANGDADVINTTTQQILACLNSGEVKLLTSLTRERLSIAPDVATLNEQTGISQTTWNGLFVKKGTPEAVKARIAEIAQKALSTDRVKEISKTTGAGVYWVGGKDAEKVIADDYEAAKTLLEFMKE from the coding sequence ATGAAGAAAATAATAAAGGTATGTGCTCTGACTGCGCTTGCAGCAACTCCATTTATGGGTTCTGTTGCGGAAGCGTCCGACTATCCTAATCGCCCGGTAAAATTTGTAGTGCCATGGCCTCCGGGAGATCTTGAAGATATCCTGACCCGCATGGTTGCGGAGGATATGGCGAAAGAAACGGGTAAGCCTGCGACCGTCGTAAACAAACCTGGCGGTGCCGGTATTGTAGGCGCTTCTGATGTCGCTCGCGCACGTGCAGATGGACTGACCATCGGATCTTTTGTAATCGACATTTTGACAACTCACCTGCTGTCAGGTAATGCTCCATACGAGAAAGATACCTTTGAGCCTGTTGGTATCTTCCTCGATTATCCATTTGTACTGGCGACTAAAGCTGACTCTGAGTATAACAACATTGATGAACTGGCCAAATACTCTCAGACTCACGATATCTCTCTGGGGCACTTTGGCTATCAGGCACTGCCAACGGCAATTACATTTAAAGTGGCTGAGCAAGAGGGTATAAAATTCTCTTCTAATGCTGCATTCGATTCGAATGACTGTTCTACACTTGCCAATGGCGATGCCGATGTCATTAACACCACCACTCAGCAAATACTGGCATGTCTTAACTCTGGCGAGGTGAAACTTCTGACCTCCCTGACCCGTGAACGCCTGAGTATCGCGCCTGACGTTGCCACACTGAATGAACAAACCGGTATCAGTCAGACGACCTGGAACGGTCTGTTTGTGAAGAAAGGCACACCTGAAGCAGTCAAAGCACGTATCGCTGAGATCGCCCAGAAAGCCCTGTCAACCGATCGCGTTAAAGAGATCAGTAAAACCACTGGCGCAGGTGTCTACTGGGTTGGCGGTAAAGACGCAGAGAAAGTCATCGCTGATGATTACGAAGCGGCTAAAACACTGCTGGAATTCATGAAAGAGTAA
- a CDS encoding tripartite tricarboxylate transporter permease: METLLLGLQEVGTLNVMLAIIIGALIGVTIGSIPGLEPAGVIAILLPLSFSMEPLAGVSLLLGVYGGAWYGGAIPAILMNTPGTPVAVLTTYDGYPMTLRGEGKKALSIAYTSSFVGGIISVLSLVLLAPILSQIATLFGSAEFAMLAALGMIFVVLAHRKHVIEAAMMLGLGIFLGTIGIDRSFSTQVYTFDQEWLLNGIPLVPAVIGLFAMSQAFVLLSARGNDSSVTKLEGDGMFSGFMVLIKHKITVIRSAALGVVMGLLPGVGEFGSQFFSYTLAQKFSKTPEKFGQGAPEGLIASETSNNAVTASVMIPLLAFGIPADALMAMLLAVFMVHNYVPGPALFAERPEFISGLYISLFLMNIVVFVYLTFATKWIVNLTRIRGRFIGAFILVLGFIGSYSQNYQFSDALIALGFAIFGYLLRRNDIPAVPIILGLVLGPVFLTRFRQAMGVAGGDLSIFISRPISLTLLSLIVLSITVFLWSKYRRFG, encoded by the coding sequence ATGGAAACCCTATTATTAGGTTTACAAGAAGTTGGCACACTGAATGTGATGCTGGCCATTATTATCGGCGCACTGATCGGCGTCACTATCGGCTCAATACCGGGCCTCGAACCTGCGGGTGTCATTGCAATCCTGTTGCCATTGAGCTTTTCAATGGAACCTCTGGCCGGTGTATCACTGCTATTAGGGGTATATGGTGGTGCCTGGTACGGCGGCGCAATCCCTGCCATTCTCATGAATACGCCAGGCACCCCGGTAGCGGTGCTGACCACCTACGACGGCTATCCGATGACGCTCCGGGGCGAGGGTAAAAAAGCGCTCTCTATCGCCTACACCTCTTCCTTTGTTGGCGGCATTATCAGTGTTCTGTCACTGGTGTTACTGGCTCCTATACTGTCTCAGATCGCCACACTGTTTGGTTCCGCCGAATTCGCCATGCTGGCTGCCCTGGGGATGATCTTTGTCGTTCTGGCGCATCGAAAGCATGTGATTGAAGCGGCGATGATGCTGGGGCTGGGTATCTTTCTCGGCACTATCGGTATCGACCGCTCTTTCAGCACTCAGGTCTACACCTTCGATCAGGAGTGGCTGCTCAATGGGATCCCTTTGGTGCCTGCCGTTATTGGTCTGTTTGCGATGTCTCAGGCCTTTGTTCTGCTGTCAGCCCGGGGGAACGATTCCAGTGTAACCAAACTGGAAGGCGACGGAATGTTTTCCGGTTTTATGGTGCTGATAAAGCACAAAATTACGGTGATCCGCTCAGCCGCACTGGGTGTTGTCATGGGGCTGCTGCCCGGTGTCGGTGAGTTTGGCTCTCAGTTCTTCTCCTACACTCTGGCACAGAAATTCTCAAAAACACCGGAAAAGTTTGGCCAGGGGGCTCCGGAGGGACTAATCGCCTCAGAAACTTCAAACAATGCGGTAACCGCATCAGTCATGATTCCGCTGCTGGCCTTTGGTATCCCTGCGGATGCGCTGATGGCGATGCTCCTGGCAGTCTTTATGGTACATAACTATGTGCCTGGTCCTGCTTTGTTTGCCGAACGTCCTGAATTCATTTCTGGTTTGTACATATCACTGTTTCTGATGAACATTGTGGTATTCGTCTACCTGACATTTGCAACCAAATGGATCGTTAACCTGACCCGTATCCGGGGACGCTTTATCGGTGCCTTTATACTGGTGCTGGGCTTTATCGGTAGCTATAGCCAGAATTATCAGTTCTCTGATGCCCTGATCGCACTGGGCTTTGCCATCTTTGGCTATCTGCTGCGTAGAAACGATATTCCTGCCGTGCCAATCATACTTGGACTGGTACTGGGTCCTGTATTCCTGACACGTTTCCGTCAGGCGATGGGAGTCGCGGGCGGTGATCTGAGTATTTTTATCAGTCGCCCTATCAGCCTGACACTGCTGTCCCTGATCGTACTATCAATCACAGTCTTCCTCTGGAGTAAGTACCGCAGATTCGGCTGA
- a CDS encoding aldehyde dehydrogenase family protein, which translates to MLTSFSLTINGEKLAGASGNFDVINPATETVAAVAPLASVEQLDQAVTAAANAFKTWQHTPDEQRQSLMHKIADLIEANADELAEIIVLEQGKPMFLAQAEVGGAVAWTRYNADLNIPVKIIEDSEHKRIEAHHKPLGVVASITPWNWPLMIAIWHIMPALRTGNTVICKPSEYTPLNTLRLVELINEVLPAGVVNVVTGQAEIGGRISSHPGISKIVFTGSTPTGQRIMSSAATNLKRLTLELGGNDAAIVLPDADVDAIAEGIFQTAFLNMGQTCAALKRLYVHDDIYDALCNKLTEIAQAQVVGNGLEAGTTFGPIQNANQFRIVSELVDDAKANGARILCGGEPLEGNGYFYPPTIVADITDGVRLVDEEQFGPVLPVIRFTDVEDALARANSANVGLGGSVWSANIEKATQIACQLECGTAWINGHAEVLPHAPFGGCKMSGFGVEFGEEGMLEYTSMQVININK; encoded by the coding sequence ATGCTGACCTCATTTTCATTAACCATTAATGGCGAAAAACTAGCCGGAGCCTCCGGAAACTTCGATGTTATTAACCCCGCAACTGAAACCGTAGCGGCCGTGGCTCCACTAGCCTCTGTCGAGCAGCTTGATCAGGCAGTTACAGCGGCAGCTAATGCGTTTAAAACCTGGCAGCATACCCCGGATGAACAACGTCAGTCTCTGATGCATAAGATTGCCGATCTGATTGAAGCCAATGCCGATGAACTGGCGGAAATCATTGTTCTGGAGCAAGGTAAGCCGATGTTTCTGGCCCAGGCAGAAGTCGGTGGAGCGGTCGCCTGGACCCGCTACAATGCAGACCTGAATATTCCGGTAAAAATTATCGAGGACAGTGAACACAAACGGATTGAGGCTCACCACAAACCGCTGGGGGTTGTTGCCTCTATCACTCCGTGGAACTGGCCGCTGATGATCGCTATCTGGCACATCATGCCTGCACTACGCACCGGTAATACCGTCATCTGCAAACCATCAGAATATACGCCCTTAAACACCCTGCGACTGGTTGAGCTGATCAACGAAGTCCTGCCTGCTGGCGTGGTCAACGTGGTAACCGGACAAGCCGAAATCGGTGGCAGGATCAGTAGCCATCCAGGTATCAGTAAAATTGTCTTTACCGGATCAACCCCCACCGGACAGCGGATCATGAGCAGTGCCGCAACAAACCTGAAGCGACTGACACTGGAACTGGGGGGTAACGATGCCGCCATCGTCCTGCCGGATGCCGATGTAGATGCCATTGCCGAAGGAATCTTCCAGACTGCATTCCTGAATATGGGCCAGACCTGCGCTGCCCTGAAGCGTCTTTATGTGCATGACGATATCTATGATGCGCTGTGTAACAAGCTTACTGAGATTGCTCAGGCACAGGTTGTTGGTAATGGTCTTGAAGCTGGAACCACATTCGGTCCGATACAAAACGCCAACCAGTTCAGAATCGTCAGCGAACTGGTAGACGATGCAAAAGCCAATGGTGCACGAATCCTCTGCGGAGGTGAACCACTGGAAGGCAATGGCTATTTCTATCCGCCGACCATTGTTGCCGATATCACGGACGGTGTCCGCCTGGTCGATGAAGAGCAGTTTGGCCCGGTACTGCCTGTTATTCGCTTTACCGACGTGGAAGATGCTCTGGCCCGGGCGAACTCAGCCAATGTTGGCCTGGGTGGATCAGTATGGTCCGCAAATATTGAGAAAGCCACGCAGATAGCCTGCCAGCTTGAATGCGGTACCGCCTGGATTAACGGACACGCTGAAGTACTTCCCCACGCACCTTTCGGTGGTTGTAAGATGTCGGGCTTCGGTGTCGAATTCGGCGAAGAGGGGATGCTGGAATATACCAGCATGCAGGTTATCAATATCAATAAATAG
- a CDS encoding YnfA family protein: MFEVKTIALFMITAVAEIVGCYLPYLWLKQDKSVWLLLPAAMSLALFAWLLSLHPTAAGRVYAAYGGVYVFVALLWLWLVDGIRPTTWDMIGALVALTGMAIIMFAPRTV; the protein is encoded by the coding sequence ATGTTTGAAGTCAAAACTATAGCGTTGTTTATGATCACCGCTGTTGCTGAAATTGTGGGATGCTATCTGCCCTATTTGTGGCTTAAACAGGATAAGAGTGTCTGGTTGCTGCTGCCAGCAGCGATGAGTCTGGCGCTGTTTGCCTGGCTATTGTCGCTTCATCCAACAGCGGCGGGGCGTGTCTATGCCGCCTATGGCGGCGTCTACGTCTTTGTTGCTTTGCTCTGGTTGTGGCTGGTGGATGGCATCAGGCCAACCACGTGGGATATGATTGGTGCGCTGGTGGCACTGACCGGCATGGCGATTATTATGTTTGCGCCAAGAACAGTATAA
- a CDS encoding VOC family protein, with translation MLSGIHHVAIICSDYPRSKHFYVSVLGLEVIDEHYRAERDSHKLDLKLPDGSQIELFSFPDRPPRPSYPEALGLRHLAFSVNSIDAAVMHLKAHGIAVEPVRIDEYTGRQFTFFSDPDDLPLELYEI, from the coding sequence ATGCTTTCAGGAATCCACCACGTCGCGATTATCTGCTCAGACTATCCTCGGTCGAAACATTTCTATGTTTCCGTGCTCGGCTTAGAGGTGATCGATGAACATTACCGGGCTGAAAGAGATTCCCATAAGCTTGATCTGAAACTTCCCGATGGAAGCCAGATTGAACTCTTTTCCTTCCCTGACCGTCCACCCAGGCCTAGCTATCCGGAAGCTCTGGGGTTGCGCCATCTGGCGTTTTCAGTGAACTCCATTGACGCGGCAGTTATGCATCTAAAGGCACATGGTATTGCTGTAGAACCTGTGCGTATTGATGAATATACCGGCAGACAGTTTACCTTTTTCAGTGATCCGGATGATCTGCCACTGGAACTTTACGAGATTTAG
- a CDS encoding aspartate aminotransferase family protein, whose product MSEKSKTLWNPMVHPGVPGSHSTLEIIKGDGNYVQNREGQWLVDGVGGLWNVNVGHNRTEVKDAIKAQLDELEYFQIFDGVTHPRVKELSDLIIDMTKPEGMARVMYSSGGSDAVETALKISRQYWKAIGQAQRYKFISLKQGYHGVHFGGASVNGNTVFRTNYEPVLPGCVHIDAPWLYRNPWNCEDPEELGQLCAKQLEAEIIFQGPETVAAFIAEPVQGAGGVIVPPANYWPLIREVCDKYGVLLIADEVVTGFGRSGSMFGVRGWGVAADIQCFAKGINSGYIPLGATVVNERVAKGIESCENFSGAVMHGYTYSGHPVACAAALASLKIVQDEDLPGNAAVQGADLLTKLQNTISEFPSVGEVRGKGLMVAIDLVTDKKSRTPVDPMSGFANQIAAVALREGVIARPVGTKIIISPPLTIGTEEVDKMVAALLQGFTEVDR is encoded by the coding sequence ATGAGTGAAAAATCAAAAACGTTATGGAACCCGATGGTACACCCGGGCGTCCCAGGATCACACAGCACTCTTGAAATTATCAAAGGTGACGGTAACTATGTTCAGAACCGCGAAGGTCAGTGGCTGGTTGACGGTGTGGGTGGCCTGTGGAACGTTAACGTAGGACATAACCGGACTGAAGTTAAAGACGCTATTAAAGCCCAGCTGGACGAGCTGGAATATTTCCAGATCTTTGACGGCGTTACCCATCCACGTGTAAAAGAACTTTCTGATCTGATCATCGATATGACCAAACCAGAAGGCATGGCCCGGGTAATGTATAGCTCCGGTGGATCTGATGCAGTAGAAACGGCACTGAAAATTTCCCGTCAATACTGGAAAGCGATTGGCCAGGCGCAACGCTATAAGTTTATCTCTCTCAAGCAGGGCTATCACGGCGTTCATTTCGGCGGTGCTTCAGTCAATGGTAATACCGTATTCCGGACCAACTATGAGCCAGTACTGCCCGGTTGCGTCCATATCGATGCGCCATGGTTGTACCGCAACCCCTGGAACTGTGAAGACCCTGAAGAGCTTGGCCAACTCTGTGCCAAGCAACTGGAAGCCGAGATTATCTTCCAGGGTCCAGAAACCGTTGCAGCCTTTATTGCTGAGCCCGTCCAGGGTGCGGGTGGTGTTATCGTTCCTCCTGCTAACTACTGGCCGCTGATTCGCGAAGTCTGCGATAAGTACGGCGTACTGCTGATTGCAGATGAAGTGGTTACCGGGTTCGGTCGTTCCGGCAGCATGTTTGGTGTTCGTGGCTGGGGCGTTGCCGCGGATATTCAGTGCTTTGCCAAAGGTATTAACTCCGGTTACATCCCTCTGGGTGCCACTGTCGTTAACGAACGGGTTGCTAAAGGGATTGAGAGCTGTGAAAACTTTAGCGGTGCTGTGATGCACGGTTACACCTACTCGGGTCACCCGGTCGCCTGTGCCGCCGCGCTTGCTTCTTTGAAGATCGTTCAGGATGAAGACCTGCCGGGTAACGCTGCTGTTCAGGGTGCAGATCTGTTAACTAAGCTGCAAAATACAATCAGCGAATTCCCATCCGTAGGCGAAGTACGTGGTAAAGGCCTGATGGTTGCTATCGACCTGGTAACCGACAAGAAAAGCCGCACCCCTGTCGATCCGATGAGTGGCTTTGCCAACCAGATCGCTGCCGTCGCACTGCGTGAAGGTGTTATTGCCCGTCCGGTCGGCACTAAAATCATCATCTCTCCGCCGCTGACGATTGGTACAGAGGAAGTCGATAAGATGGTTGCAGCACTACTGCAGGGCTTTACCGAAGTCGACCGCTAA
- a CDS encoding response regulator transcription factor has translation MKTTNSIYPAGLYSFQDECMGLLKGVLNVSKAASYLVDNQRKPICYKTWHLQPAMHREYLEKYYKIDPLHPTRFIENNDATVVKMNDMVSTQERYYHPYYKDFISPWGVQDIVELFLRVDNKLVAGFALFISKQQPELLSEDLRKAQQLHKFMQFSLEQTLVTPRHNQFDDFCSNFQLTPKERMVVELVSQGLPNKTIATQLDCSLATIKTHLQHIFAKTGVNSKTEITSQLYNQH, from the coding sequence ATGAAAACAACTAACAGTATCTACCCTGCCGGTCTCTATAGTTTTCAGGATGAATGCATGGGTCTGCTCAAGGGTGTACTTAACGTATCGAAAGCAGCCTCATACTTAGTCGACAACCAACGCAAGCCTATCTGCTATAAAACCTGGCATCTTCAACCGGCTATGCATCGGGAGTACCTAGAAAAATATTATAAAATTGACCCATTGCACCCGACCCGATTTATCGAGAACAATGACGCGACCGTTGTAAAAATGAACGACATGGTCTCCACACAGGAGCGCTATTACCATCCCTATTACAAAGATTTCATCTCTCCCTGGGGCGTGCAGGACATCGTGGAACTGTTTCTTCGTGTCGATAACAAACTGGTCGCAGGTTTTGCGCTGTTTATCTCCAAGCAACAGCCGGAACTGTTGAGTGAAGACCTGCGTAAAGCTCAACAGCTGCACAAGTTCATGCAGTTCTCGCTTGAGCAAACGCTCGTGACCCCTAGACACAACCAGTTTGACGATTTCTGTAGCAACTTTCAGCTGACACCAAAAGAGCGCATGGTGGTTGAGCTGGTAAGCCAGGGGCTACCGAATAAAACGATCGCCACTCAGCTGGACTGCAGCCTGGCAACCATCAAAACCCATCTGCAACATATCTTTGCTAAAACCGGCGTTAACAGTAAAACCGAGATCACCTCACAGCTGTATAACCAGCACTAA
- a CDS encoding universal stress protein: MLPEINTILYASDISEGSRPAFRMAIKQAINNNAQIVFLHALEPMDDFIEDFLPENASLKHKIQLIESFKIRIGMRIKAFLKSELEEDFELPYPPIIQVSPGKPDQVILKAASKLNASMIVMGDREVSSVSRVFLGSTAQKVIHHSEIPVLIVPLKKHTK; this comes from the coding sequence ATGCTACCTGAGATCAACACAATTCTTTACGCAAGTGATATCAGTGAAGGCAGCAGACCTGCGTTTCGTATGGCGATCAAACAAGCGATCAATAACAACGCACAGATCGTCTTTCTTCATGCGCTTGAGCCCATGGATGACTTTATCGAAGATTTTTTACCGGAAAATGCCTCTCTCAAGCACAAGATCCAACTGATCGAAAGCTTCAAAATACGCATTGGCATGCGCATTAAAGCGTTTCTTAAAAGTGAGCTCGAAGAAGACTTCGAACTGCCCTACCCACCCATCATTCAGGTATCTCCCGGAAAACCTGACCAGGTCATCCTGAAAGCGGCATCAAAGCTGAATGCCAGCATGATCGTTATGGGTGATCGTGAAGTCTCTTCCGTTTCCAGAGTATTTTTGGGTTCAACCGCTCAGAAAGTTATTCATCACAGTGAAATACCTGTTTTGATTGTTCCATTAAAAAAACACACTAAATAA
- a CDS encoding SIMPL domain-containing protein, with protein sequence MLKDSRVGWIFIGLSLFLGLSSLGYLLGDAAIRFKEYERTVTVKGLSEREYKADIVIWPIQFTTAGNDLAKVYSSIDQSTENITAFLKHAGIDETEISFSSPAITDKSAQQYGGQSQPEFRYTASQSVTVYSANIDTVRKLMKRMSELGKQGIVFTGDSYQSQIEYLFTRLNEVKPEMIEEATRKAREVAEKFAADSKSSLGKIRSASQGQFSISERDKNNPHIKKVRVVSTVAYYLSD encoded by the coding sequence ATGTTGAAGGACAGCAGAGTGGGTTGGATATTTATCGGACTCAGTCTTTTTTTGGGTCTGAGTTCACTGGGTTACCTCTTGGGTGATGCCGCGATCAGATTCAAAGAGTATGAGCGTACGGTGACTGTTAAAGGTTTGTCTGAGCGGGAGTATAAAGCGGATATCGTTATCTGGCCGATTCAGTTCACCACGGCCGGTAATGACCTGGCTAAGGTCTACAGCTCTATTGACCAGAGTACTGAAAATATCACTGCGTTTCTTAAACATGCGGGTATTGATGAAACCGAGATCTCCTTTTCCTCTCCAGCCATTACCGATAAATCGGCTCAGCAGTATGGCGGTCAGTCCCAGCCGGAATTCCGGTATACCGCTTCGCAGAGTGTTACGGTTTATTCTGCTAATATCGACACTGTCCGGAAGCTTATGAAGCGGATGTCAGAACTGGGTAAGCAGGGTATAGTATTTACCGGCGACAGCTATCAGTCCCAGATCGAGTATCTGTTTACCCGCTTGAATGAAGTGAAGCCTGAGATGATTGAGGAAGCGACCCGAAAGGCACGGGAGGTGGCTGAGAAGTTTGCCGCAGACTCAAAAAGTAGTTTAGGAAAAATTCGTTCCGCTTCACAGGGACAGTTCAGTATCAGCGAACGAGATAAGAATAATCCCCATATCAAGAAAGTCCGGGTAGTCTCTACCGTTGCGTATTATCTGTCGGATTAA
- a CDS encoding DUF1272 domain-containing protein produces the protein MLELRPNCECCDKDLPPDSTEACICSYECTFCRDCVDLQLNNVCPNCGGGFSPRPVRPAKVYREGVGLHYHPASTVRVHTQYSATELSEFSDSIKTTKAENR, from the coding sequence ATGCTGGAACTACGTCCAAACTGCGAGTGTTGCGATAAAGACCTGCCACCGGATTCAACAGAGGCCTGTATCTGCAGTTATGAATGTACCTTTTGTCGCGACTGTGTTGATCTTCAGCTGAACAATGTTTGTCCTAACTGCGGTGGTGGATTCAGCCCGAGGCCGGTTCGGCCCGCAAAGGTGTACAGAGAGGGGGTAGGTTTACACTACCACCCAGCCTCAACTGTGCGTGTTCACACGCAATACAGTGCCACCGAACTAAGTGAGTTCAGCGATTCAATCAAAACGACCAAAGCTGAAAACCGATAG